One Streptomyces fagopyri DNA window includes the following coding sequences:
- a CDS encoding SDR family NAD(P)-dependent oxidoreductase, translating into MTQRRVVVSGGGTGIGLATAEAFAADGDRLVLLGRREEVLRKAADALNGRFGESTATWCAADLADPEQVGTVRDFVTADETPVDVLVANAGGNAAAAHDGTLASIADGYRRNFDANVLTAVLLTEALLPHIRRPGGRVVQLSSIASLRGTGSYGGSKGWINTYTYDLAQRVGPEGITVNAVAPGFVGDTEFFGDRATPEFVASRVAQSLTGQPGHPSEIAAAVRYVASPEAAYLTGQLLHINGGAALGR; encoded by the coding sequence ATGACCCAGCGGCGCGTGGTGGTGTCCGGTGGCGGCACCGGGATCGGCCTGGCGACGGCGGAGGCGTTCGCCGCGGACGGGGACCGGCTGGTGCTCCTCGGCCGCCGCGAGGAGGTGCTGCGCAAGGCGGCCGACGCGCTGAACGGACGGTTCGGGGAGTCGACGGCGACCTGGTGCGCGGCCGACCTCGCCGATCCCGAACAGGTCGGCACGGTACGGGACTTCGTCACGGCGGACGAGACCCCGGTGGACGTGCTGGTGGCCAACGCGGGCGGCAACGCGGCCGCCGCGCACGACGGCACCCTCGCCTCCATCGCGGACGGCTACCGCCGCAACTTCGACGCCAACGTCCTGACCGCAGTACTGCTCACCGAGGCCCTGCTCCCCCACATCCGCAGGCCCGGCGGCCGCGTCGTACAGCTCTCCTCCATCGCCTCGCTGCGCGGCACGGGGTCGTACGGCGGCTCCAAGGGCTGGATCAACACGTACACCTACGACCTCGCCCAACGGGTCGGCCCCGAGGGCATCACGGTCAACGCGGTCGCCCCCGGCTTCGTCGGCGACACGGAGTTCTTCGGCGACCGCGCGACCCCGGAGTTCGTGGCGTCGCGGGTCGCGCAGTCCCTGACGGGGCAGCCGGGTCACCCCTCGGAGATCGCGGCGGCCGTCCGGTACGTCGCGTCACCCGAAGCGGCGTATCTGACGGGGCAATTGCTGCACATCAACGGCGGGGCGGCGCTGGGCCGCTAG
- a CDS encoding GAF domain-containing sensor histidine kinase, which yields MTDPVPRLPALLEAVLCVGSDLELRATLQHIVDAAADLTGARSAALDITDPGDAGLLEIRTARPPSAGPDRHPRERPADALGVPILVDDAAFGNLYVAGRRGGPFTDEDEQLLRMLATQAGVAIGNARLYETARQRERWIEGAAAVTTALLTGEDAADALTTVAERARMLADASAGLILQPTAEGGMKIVTAATPAAPGGPAAAGDPGDIVGTTIEPGSPLLRHLLAGEPVFIDDSATDPRLTTHVRHRFGPNMMLPLQSGGRLIGTLVLPRDRGGRPYSEAERLLAAQFASQAALALVLADAQHSRERLAVYEDRDRIARDLHDLVVQRLFATGMMLESTQRRSSGAAEAELREILGRAVDELQSTVQEVRTAIFALQQPPADAPTTLRGKVLRETASAAAALGFQPSTRFTGAVEALVPEPVVGHLLTALRRALTSAARRPGVSRVEVTVDATTRLPDGRPGVRLTVFHDGGTGKGGMVDDGAEEGDTNQGETSEGDTDGGTGTTVVWQSPL from the coding sequence ATGACCGACCCCGTCCCCCGGCTGCCGGCCCTCCTGGAAGCAGTGCTGTGCGTCGGCTCCGACCTCGAACTGCGGGCCACGCTCCAGCACATCGTGGATGCCGCCGCCGACCTGACGGGGGCCCGGAGCGCGGCGCTGGACATCACCGATCCGGGCGACGCCGGACTGCTGGAGATCCGTACGGCCCGGCCGCCGTCGGCCGGCCCTGACCGGCACCCCCGCGAGCGGCCCGCCGACGCGCTGGGCGTCCCGATCCTCGTCGACGACGCGGCCTTCGGGAACCTGTACGTCGCCGGGAGGCGTGGCGGTCCGTTCACGGATGAGGACGAGCAGCTGCTGCGGATGCTCGCGACCCAGGCCGGCGTCGCGATCGGCAACGCCCGGCTGTACGAGACGGCCCGGCAGCGCGAACGGTGGATCGAGGGCGCGGCGGCCGTCACCACCGCGCTGCTCACCGGAGAGGACGCCGCCGACGCGCTGACGACCGTCGCCGAGCGGGCCCGGATGCTCGCGGACGCCTCGGCCGGCCTCATCCTTCAGCCCACGGCGGAGGGCGGCATGAAGATCGTGACCGCTGCCACGCCCGCCGCCCCCGGTGGCCCCGCCGCCGCCGGTGACCCCGGTGACATCGTCGGGACCACGATCGAGCCGGGCAGCCCCCTGCTGAGACATCTCCTGGCCGGCGAACCGGTGTTCATCGACGACTCCGCGACCGACCCGCGGCTGACCACGCACGTACGCCACCGGTTCGGGCCGAACATGATGCTGCCGCTGCAGTCGGGCGGCCGGCTCATCGGCACCCTCGTCCTGCCCCGGGACCGCGGCGGCCGCCCGTACAGCGAGGCGGAGCGGCTGCTCGCCGCGCAGTTCGCCTCACAGGCCGCGCTGGCGCTGGTCCTCGCGGACGCCCAGCACAGCCGGGAGCGGCTCGCGGTCTACGAGGACCGCGACCGGATCGCGCGTGACCTGCACGATCTGGTCGTCCAGCGGCTCTTCGCCACCGGCATGATGCTGGAGTCCACACAGCGGCGCAGCTCCGGGGCGGCCGAGGCGGAGCTGCGCGAGATCCTGGGCCGGGCCGTCGACGAACTGCAGTCCACCGTCCAAGAAGTGCGCACCGCGATCTTCGCCCTCCAGCAGCCGCCCGCCGACGCCCCCACCACCCTGCGCGGCAAGGTGCTGCGCGAGACGGCGAGCGCCGCCGCGGCCCTGGGTTTCCAGCCGTCCACCCGTTTCACCGGCGCGGTGGAGGCACTCGTACCGGAGCCCGTCGTCGGCCACCTGCTCACGGCCCTCCGCCGGGCCCTCACCTCCGCCGCGCGCCGCCCAGGGGTGTCCCGCGTCGAGGTCACGGTGGACGCGACGACGAGACTCCCGGACGGGCGGCCCGGGGTGCGGCTGACGGTGTTCCACGACGGCGGTACAGGAAAGGGCGGCATGGTGGACGACGGCGCGGAGGAAGGGGACACGAACCAAGGGGAGACGAGCGAAGGGGACACGGACGGCGGTACGGGCACGACGGTCGTGTGGCAGTCGCCCCTGTGA
- a CDS encoding rod shape-determining protein → MTASLEQLRRCHFAVDLGAARTRVYVKGAGLVVDQPSVAAINTKNGALIAVGEFAEKMTGRTPDYIRVMRPVSGGTVVDIEMAQRMLRQLLGDKVRRTLRRKPRLRAAACTPHDADPLAQRATIETLVGLGARRVELVDTLIAAAVGCGLPVERPEATMIMVCGAAATQVAVLSLGSIVTAERIPVGGEAVDRAIVQHLRHQHELMLPSQSVRPLQLALSGNGLTPHGPTSTEIHGRDVATGLARSVQVDTAAVRDAIQTPLTAVLDGIGKVLRACPPDLVADLADRGIMMVGGSALLPGLDQMLRHATGMPVHIAERPDVCAVQGLGYMLEGKIEPLTLEPLPG, encoded by the coding sequence ATGACCGCCAGTCTGGAGCAGCTGCGCCGCTGCCACTTCGCCGTCGACCTGGGCGCGGCCAGGACACGGGTGTATGTGAAGGGCGCGGGACTGGTCGTCGACCAGCCGAGTGTCGCCGCGATCAACACGAAGAACGGCGCGCTGATCGCGGTCGGTGAGTTCGCGGAGAAGATGACCGGCCGGACCCCCGACTACATCCGCGTGATGCGGCCGGTCTCCGGCGGCACGGTCGTCGACATCGAGATGGCCCAGCGCATGCTGCGGCAGCTGCTCGGCGACAAGGTGCGCCGCACCCTGCGCCGCAAGCCGAGGCTGCGCGCCGCCGCCTGCACCCCGCACGACGCCGACCCGCTGGCGCAGCGCGCGACGATCGAGACGCTCGTCGGGCTCGGGGCGAGGCGGGTGGAGCTCGTCGACACGCTGATCGCGGCGGCGGTGGGCTGCGGGCTGCCGGTCGAGCGGCCCGAGGCCACCATGATCATGGTGTGCGGTGCCGCCGCCACCCAGGTCGCCGTGCTCTCCCTGGGCTCCATCGTGACCGCCGAACGCATTCCGGTGGGCGGCGAGGCCGTCGACCGCGCGATCGTGCAGCACCTGCGCCACCAGCACGAGCTGATGCTCCCGTCGCAGTCCGTACGACCGCTGCAGCTCGCCCTGTCCGGCAACGGGCTCACCCCGCACGGCCCGACGTCCACGGAGATCCACGGGCGGGACGTGGCGACCGGCCTCGCCCGTTCGGTGCAGGTCGACACCGCCGCCGTACGCGACGCCATCCAGACCCCGCTGACCGCCGTGCTCGACGGGATCGGGAAGGTGCTGCGGGCCTGTCCGCCGGATCTGGTGGCCGACCTCGCCGACCGCGGGATCATGATGGTCGGCGGGAGCGCGCTGCTCCCGGGGCTCGACCAGATGCTGCGGCACGCGACGGGCATGCCGGTGCACATCGCCGAGCGGCCGGACGTGTGCGCGGTGCAGGGCCTCGGCTACATGCTGGAGGGCAAGATCGAGCCGCTGACGCTGGAGCCGCTGCCGGGCTGA
- a CDS encoding carboxyl transferase domain-containing protein, with amino-acid sequence MTDRLPAREAIALVTDGFTELRVPIRHFRPDGPLAWQGYDEARSRAAARTGEDESVVCGSAVVGGTRVALIAFEFGFLGGSLGERTGDRLEAAYTHAREHRLPVVSLVATGGSRMQEGMLALTQLQRVARQSALTREAGLPQIAVVRDPTTGGGWATLGAGSDVTLALPGAQVGFAGSRVRPPGADPAAYTAEAQVASGAVDAVVPEESLRETLALWLALLSAPSAEAAPVPAALGAPGLPATGRDAVDRARSPERPRAEAYLDAYFSRRAAISGDRCGGTDPGVLCGFGSGPKGRTVAYAAQCGTATRPAGYRTAARLIRLAGRLGVPVLTLVDTPGAANDARAEREGAGSAIADLFAAVATARTPVTTLVIGEGGSGGALALAAPDNTWATPDSYFSVIAPELAAAILKRPANEVRATADQLRIRPQDLLDLGVVRGIADHAGK; translated from the coding sequence ATGACTGACCGCCTCCCGGCCCGCGAGGCCATCGCCCTGGTCACCGACGGGTTCACCGAACTCCGGGTCCCGATAAGACATTTCAGGCCCGATGGCCCGCTGGCCTGGCAGGGGTACGACGAGGCACGCTCCAGGGCCGCCGCCCGCACCGGCGAGGACGAGTCCGTCGTCTGCGGCAGCGCGGTCGTCGGCGGGACCCGGGTCGCGCTGATCGCCTTCGAGTTCGGCTTCCTCGGCGGCTCGCTCGGCGAACGCACCGGTGATCGTCTGGAGGCCGCGTACACCCATGCCCGGGAACACCGGCTGCCGGTCGTCTCGCTGGTCGCGACGGGCGGCAGCCGGATGCAGGAGGGCATGCTCGCGCTCACCCAGCTCCAGCGGGTGGCCCGGCAGTCGGCGCTGACCCGGGAGGCGGGGCTGCCGCAGATCGCGGTGGTCCGGGACCCGACGACGGGAGGCGGCTGGGCGACGCTGGGCGCGGGTTCCGACGTGACCCTGGCGCTGCCCGGCGCCCAGGTGGGCTTCGCCGGCTCCCGGGTCCGTCCGCCCGGCGCGGACCCCGCCGCGTACACGGCCGAGGCCCAGGTGGCGTCCGGCGCGGTGGACGCCGTCGTACCGGAGGAGTCGTTGCGGGAGACGCTGGCGCTGTGGCTGGCCCTGCTCAGCGCCCCCTCCGCCGAGGCCGCGCCGGTGCCGGCCGCCCTCGGCGCGCCCGGCCTGCCCGCCACCGGCCGGGATGCCGTCGACCGTGCCCGCTCTCCCGAACGACCGCGTGCCGAGGCCTACTTGGACGCCTACTTCAGCCGCCGCGCGGCGATCAGCGGCGACCGCTGCGGCGGCACCGACCCGGGTGTGCTGTGCGGGTTCGGCTCCGGGCCGAAGGGGCGGACGGTCGCGTACGCGGCGCAGTGCGGGACCGCGACCCGGCCCGCCGGGTACCGCACGGCGGCACGGCTGATCCGTCTCGCGGGCCGGCTCGGCGTCCCGGTGCTGACGCTGGTGGACACTCCGGGGGCGGCCAACGACGCGCGGGCCGAGCGGGAGGGCGCGGGATCGGCGATCGCGGACCTCTTCGCCGCGGTGGCCACCGCCCGCACTCCCGTCACCACGCTGGTGATCGGCGAGGGCGGCTCGGGCGGCGCCCTCGCCCTGGCCGCGCCGGACAACACGTGGGCCACGCCCGACAGTTATTTCTCCGTCATCGCGCCGGAGCTGGCGGCCGCGATCCTCAAGCGTCCCGCGAACGAGGTGCGCGCCACGGCGGACCAGCTCCGCATCCGGCCCCAGGACCTGCTGGACCTGGGGGTCGTGCGGGGCATCGCGGACCACGCGGGGAAGTGA
- a CDS encoding acyl-CoA synthetase, whose product MSSLFPALVSGSTARRPALRFGDRSLTYAELAASAGALAARLEGRERIAVWATPSLETAVGVVAALLARVPAVPLNPKSGASELGHIVSDSAPSLVLAGEGDDLPSPVRELERLDVVTHPAGEVVARYPSEPDDPAAPALVVYTSGTTGPPKGAVVPRRAIASTLDALADAWRWTGDDVLVHGLPLFHVHGLVLGVLGPLRRGGAVRHLGRFSAEGVTRELNAGATMLFGVPTMYHRLAEALEGDAELAKALGRARLLVSGSAALPVHDHERITAATGRPVVERYGMTETLMNTSVRVDGPARPGTVGVPLPGVGLRLVEEDGSTLASYDADGTPTGSYDAGGNPTGAYDGESVGEIQVRGPNLFTEYLNRPDATAAAFTADGWFRTGDMAVRDADGCVRIVGRKATDLIKSGGYKIGAGEIENALLEHPAVREAAVTGEPDDDLGERIVAWVVTGDAPAPGLDRELADHVAGRLAPHKRPRSVRFLSALPRNDMGKILKRALPDALADSRPRTGPSDVSHD is encoded by the coding sequence GTGTCCTCCCTCTTTCCGGCCCTGGTCAGCGGTTCGACCGCACGGCGGCCCGCCCTACGCTTCGGCGACCGGTCCCTGACGTACGCGGAACTCGCCGCCTCGGCGGGCGCGCTGGCCGCGCGCCTCGAAGGCCGGGAACGGATCGCCGTGTGGGCGACGCCGTCCCTGGAGACGGCCGTCGGGGTGGTGGCCGCGCTGCTCGCCCGGGTGCCCGCCGTGCCGCTCAACCCCAAGTCGGGCGCGAGCGAACTGGGGCACATCGTGTCCGACAGCGCGCCGTCGCTGGTGCTCGCCGGAGAAGGCGACGACCTGCCCTCGCCCGTACGGGAGTTGGAACGCCTCGACGTCGTGACGCACCCCGCCGGCGAAGTCGTGGCCCGGTACCCCTCCGAGCCGGACGACCCCGCCGCGCCCGCCCTCGTCGTCTACACCTCCGGCACCACGGGTCCGCCCAAGGGCGCCGTCGTCCCGCGCCGCGCGATCGCCTCGACCCTGGACGCGCTGGCCGACGCCTGGCGGTGGACGGGCGACGACGTGCTCGTCCACGGGCTGCCGCTCTTCCATGTGCACGGGCTGGTCCTGGGCGTCCTCGGCCCGTTGCGGCGCGGCGGGGCGGTGCGGCACCTGGGGCGGTTCAGCGCGGAGGGCGTGACGCGCGAGCTGAACGCGGGGGCGACCATGCTGTTCGGGGTGCCGACCATGTACCACCGGCTCGCCGAGGCGCTGGAGGGGGACGCGGAACTGGCCAAGGCGCTCGGCCGGGCGCGACTGCTGGTCTCCGGTTCCGCCGCGCTGCCGGTCCACGACCACGAGCGGATCACGGCGGCGACCGGGCGGCCGGTCGTCGAGCGGTACGGCATGACCGAGACCCTCATGAACACCAGCGTCCGGGTGGACGGCCCGGCACGGCCCGGGACCGTCGGGGTGCCGCTGCCCGGCGTCGGACTGCGACTGGTCGAGGAGGACGGTTCGACACTCGCCTCGTACGACGCGGACGGCACCCCGACCGGCTCGTACGACGCCGGGGGCAACCCCACCGGCGCCTACGACGGCGAGAGCGTCGGCGAGATCCAGGTGCGCGGGCCGAACCTGTTCACCGAGTATCTGAACCGGCCCGACGCCACCGCCGCCGCGTTCACCGCGGACGGCTGGTTCCGCACCGGTGACATGGCGGTGCGCGACGCCGACGGCTGCGTACGCATCGTGGGACGCAAGGCCACCGACCTCATCAAGAGCGGCGGTTACAAGATCGGCGCCGGTGAGATCGAGAACGCGCTGCTCGAACACCCCGCCGTGCGTGAGGCCGCCGTCACCGGGGAGCCCGACGACGACCTGGGCGAGCGGATCGTGGCCTGGGTGGTGACGGGGGACGCTCCCGCCCCGGGCCTCGACCGCGAACTCGCCGACCACGTCGCCGGCCGGCTTGCCCCGCACAAGCGCCCGCGCTCGGTGCGGTTCCTCTCCGCGCTGCCCCGCAACGACATGGGCAAGATCCTGAAGCGGGCGCTCCCTGACGCCCTCGCGGACTCGCGCCCGCGCACCGGCCCGAGCGACGTCTCGCATGACTGA
- a CDS encoding toxin-antitoxin system, toxin component family protein: MRALAVELSRTLKRRLDTPVDVRELAGALCEEMSRRRDGRPVQLRFERFPDEIEVTGLWMEFHDFDLVIVEERAESVQQLVILGHELWHMSAGHAHSHHHFAGAAAARALSDDPRWQEIALTVAARNGSHEADEAEAEDFGLHLASVFRSWVTGSRPQGPADPVGRAIQASLGYRGPQD, encoded by the coding sequence ATGCGCGCCCTCGCGGTCGAGCTGTCCCGGACCCTGAAGAGGCGACTCGACACGCCCGTCGACGTACGGGAACTGGCCGGAGCGCTCTGCGAGGAGATGAGCCGGCGCCGTGACGGCAGGCCCGTCCAGCTCCGTTTCGAACGCTTCCCCGACGAGATCGAGGTCACCGGTCTGTGGATGGAGTTCCACGACTTCGACCTCGTCATCGTCGAGGAGCGTGCCGAATCGGTCCAGCAACTCGTCATCCTCGGGCACGAGTTGTGGCACATGTCGGCCGGTCACGCCCACTCCCACCACCACTTCGCCGGCGCTGCGGCCGCCCGCGCCCTGTCGGACGACCCCCGCTGGCAGGAGATCGCGCTCACCGTCGCCGCCCGCAACGGCTCGCACGAGGCCGACGAGGCCGAGGCCGAGGACTTCGGTCTCCACCTCGCGAGCGTCTTCCGCTCCTGGGTGACCGGCTCCCGCCCGCAGGGCCCCGCGGACCCGGTCGGACGCGCCATCCAGGCCTCCCTGGGCTACCGCGGTCCCCAGGACTGA
- a CDS encoding MAB_1171c family putative transporter, whose translation MDPSHFLAGIYISFWIPIAVLAAALAIKLPSIVTLWKDPLLRAVGGLLVLACAVFVCAAPPTITWTNRVTGVPNISAPLLYSLVTAFGGSCLLMITTWRGGATDRSGATRRATRWIVGAYAGVIVALWVLFALADAPVERIRDLDTYYARTPFMRELIVLYLLAHTGACLITSKLIWNWIRTDGLDVWLRGGLKFLGVGYTVNLVYDATKAVAVGARWSGHDLDWLSTALAPPVASLSAVLIAVGFILPHAGQYLHRRARTRLGLWRLRPLYRLVRTVVGGRAPVRLRATPELRLMRRETFIRDALLHLARFLDEDRRRTAYEAAVALGFEAGRARALAHAVTVQDAVRTGRRTRRDDVTALLVDPDTGNLLAEIEAVSRALRRPGDIRAVRAVAAVPAERVPAR comes from the coding sequence ATGGATCCCTCCCACTTCCTCGCCGGGATCTACATCTCCTTCTGGATACCGATCGCGGTCCTCGCCGCCGCCCTCGCCATCAAGCTGCCCAGCATCGTCACACTCTGGAAGGACCCGCTCCTTCGAGCCGTCGGCGGCCTCCTCGTCCTCGCCTGCGCCGTTTTCGTCTGCGCCGCGCCGCCGACGATCACCTGGACCAACCGCGTCACCGGCGTACCGAACATCTCGGCGCCCCTGCTCTACAGCCTCGTCACCGCCTTCGGCGGATCCTGCCTGCTGATGATCACCACCTGGCGGGGCGGCGCCACCGACCGTTCCGGGGCCACCCGCCGCGCCACCCGCTGGATCGTCGGCGCCTACGCCGGCGTGATCGTCGCGCTGTGGGTCCTGTTCGCGCTCGCCGACGCGCCCGTCGAGCGGATCCGGGACCTCGACACGTACTACGCCCGCACGCCCTTCATGCGCGAGCTGATCGTGCTCTATCTGCTCGCGCACACCGGGGCCTGCCTGATCACGTCCAAGCTGATCTGGAACTGGATCCGTACCGACGGACTCGACGTGTGGCTGCGCGGCGGGCTGAAGTTCCTGGGTGTCGGCTACACGGTGAACCTGGTCTACGACGCCACGAAGGCCGTCGCCGTCGGCGCCCGCTGGAGTGGCCACGACCTGGACTGGCTCAGCACCGCACTGGCCCCGCCGGTGGCCTCCCTCTCCGCCGTCCTGATCGCGGTCGGCTTCATCCTGCCGCACGCGGGCCAGTACCTGCACCGGCGTGCGCGCACCCGGCTCGGCCTCTGGCGGCTGCGGCCCCTGTACCGGCTGGTGCGGACGGTCGTGGGTGGGCGCGCCCCGGTCAGGCTCCGGGCCACCCCGGAACTGCGCCTGATGCGCCGGGAGACGTTCATCCGGGACGCGCTGCTCCATCTCGCCCGGTTCCTCGACGAGGACCGGCGGCGCACGGCGTACGAGGCGGCGGTCGCCCTGGGGTTCGAGGCCGGCCGGGCGCGGGCGCTCGCCCACGCGGTGACGGTGCAGGACGCCGTCAGGACCGGGAGGCGAACGCGCCGGGACGACGTCACCGCTCTGCTCGTGGACCCGGACACCGGGAACCTGCTGGCGGAGATCGAGGCCGTGTCCCGGGCCCTGCGCCGCCCCGGGGACATCCGGGCGGTGCGCGCCGTCGCGGCCGTCCCGGCCGAGCGCGTCCCGGCCCGATGA
- a CDS encoding ATP-grasp domain-containing protein encodes MESAVARTAARPRIALATYRPEEGTASADRDLPVLKGALDDAGARAEIVYWDDPAADWADFDLVVIRSTWDYSWRVAEFVAWAERVAKLTRLANPAAVVRWNTDKRYLGELAASGVPTVPTRYLAPGDPADLPDGHEYVVKPTSGAGARLAARYRPEERETALRHLARMHEKGLTAMVQPYLRGVDTAGERALQFFGGRFLHAARKGAVLAPGTAYDADKVPHPRLEVWQPAPAELAVAERALAAVPDGPDGDALLYARVDVVDGDDGQPCVMELELVEPNLFLRLHPESVPVVAEAIIRAAR; translated from the coding sequence ATGGAGTCCGCCGTGGCCCGCACAGCCGCCCGCCCCCGCATCGCGCTCGCCACCTATCGGCCGGAGGAGGGCACGGCGAGCGCGGACCGGGACCTGCCCGTGCTGAAGGGGGCCCTGGACGACGCCGGGGCGCGGGCCGAGATCGTGTACTGGGACGATCCGGCGGCCGACTGGGCGGACTTCGACCTCGTCGTCATCCGTTCGACCTGGGACTACAGCTGGCGGGTCGCGGAGTTCGTGGCGTGGGCCGAGCGGGTCGCGAAGCTCACCCGGCTGGCCAATCCGGCGGCGGTCGTGCGGTGGAACACCGACAAGCGCTACCTCGGCGAACTGGCCGCGTCCGGGGTACCGACCGTGCCGACCCGCTACCTCGCGCCCGGCGACCCCGCAGACCTTCCCGACGGCCACGAGTACGTCGTGAAGCCCACGTCGGGCGCGGGCGCGCGGCTCGCCGCCCGCTACCGGCCCGAGGAGCGGGAGACCGCGCTGCGACACCTCGCCCGTATGCACGAGAAGGGGCTGACCGCGATGGTCCAGCCCTATCTGCGCGGTGTCGACACCGCCGGCGAGCGGGCGCTGCAGTTCTTCGGCGGTCGCTTCCTGCACGCCGCCCGCAAGGGCGCCGTCCTCGCGCCCGGCACGGCGTACGACGCGGACAAGGTCCCGCACCCCCGGCTGGAGGTCTGGCAGCCGGCGCCGGCCGAACTCGCCGTCGCCGAGCGCGCGCTGGCCGCCGTACCGGACGGCCCGGACGGCGATGCCCTGCTCTACGCCCGGGTCGACGTGGTCGACGGCGACGACGGACAGCCGTGCGTCATGGAACTGGAACTGGTGGAACCCAACCTCTTCCTCCGGCTGCACCCGGAGTCGGTGCCCGTCGTCGCGGAGGCGATCATCCGGGCCGCCCGCTGA
- a CDS encoding IclR family transcriptional regulator yields the protein MGRLVPAVTRALDILELFLDGDGTLSAPDIVRRLQLPRTTVHELVTTLAARSYIVQMPGQPGRYRLGVRPYQLGSRYAEQLDLAAEGQQVARSVAETCDETVHVAILEGTDVIYIAKVDSTHAVRMVSAAGRRLPAHCTSVGKMLLASLPGPELASRIPDDADLSAMTPNSITEPGALREALAEIRRRGVAVESRESNPDVSCVAAPVRDRTGRVVAALSISVPMIRWSDERRAELEQLAAKGAAELSERLGHRSVAG from the coding sequence GTGGGACGCCTCGTACCTGCCGTGACCCGAGCTCTCGACATTCTCGAGCTCTTCCTCGACGGGGACGGCACGCTCTCCGCCCCCGACATCGTGCGCAGGCTGCAACTGCCGCGTACGACGGTGCACGAGCTGGTCACCACGCTCGCCGCCCGTTCGTACATCGTGCAGATGCCGGGCCAGCCCGGACGGTACCGCCTCGGTGTGCGGCCGTACCAGCTCGGCAGCCGCTACGCCGAGCAGCTGGACCTCGCGGCGGAGGGCCAGCAGGTGGCCCGCTCCGTCGCCGAGACCTGCGACGAGACGGTCCATGTGGCGATCCTGGAGGGCACGGACGTCATCTACATCGCGAAGGTCGACTCCACGCACGCCGTGCGCATGGTGTCGGCGGCGGGCCGCAGGCTCCCCGCCCACTGCACCTCCGTGGGCAAGATGCTGCTCGCCTCGCTGCCCGGTCCGGAGCTGGCCTCCCGCATCCCCGACGACGCGGACCTGTCCGCGATGACACCGAACAGCATCACCGAACCGGGCGCGCTGCGCGAGGCCCTGGCGGAGATCCGCCGCCGCGGAGTCGCCGTCGAGAGCCGGGAGTCGAACCCGGACGTCAGCTGTGTCGCCGCCCCGGTGCGCGACCGCACGGGACGGGTCGTCGCCGCGCTCTCCATCTCCGTACCGATGATCCGCTGGAGCGACGAGCGCCGTGCCGAGCTGGAACAGCTCGCCGCGAAGGGCGCGGCCGAGCTCTCCGAGCGGCTCGGACACCGGAGCGTGGCGGGATGA
- a CDS encoding SMP-30/gluconolactonase/LRE family protein, which yields MTAFDVAIRADAALGEGPTWDARGQRLIWVDILGSRVHTYEPLSGRRTVMVTEQHVGAAKPRAGGGLVVNLRDGVGLYGPSGSSGSSGSPGSPEGFRWLHRELVPGRRGNDAAVAPDGALWAGSMRYDEARGGGALSRIAADGTVHTLLDDVTVSNGTGWSPDGRLMYYIDTPTRRIDVFDIGEDQLPRERRALVTTGADEGYPDGLTVDAEGCVWVAFWDGGAVRRYTPDGVLDRVIDLPVRRPTACAFGGADLTDLYITTARTGLAAPHPLSGSVLVVPGAGKGLAQPAFAG from the coding sequence ATGACCGCCTTCGACGTCGCGATACGCGCCGACGCGGCCCTCGGTGAGGGCCCGACCTGGGACGCCCGCGGACAGCGGCTGATCTGGGTCGACATCCTCGGCTCCCGGGTCCACACCTACGAGCCGCTCTCCGGGCGCCGTACGGTCATGGTCACCGAGCAGCATGTGGGTGCCGCCAAGCCCCGCGCGGGCGGCGGCCTCGTGGTCAACCTCCGTGACGGCGTGGGGCTGTACGGTCCGTCCGGCTCATCCGGCTCATCCGGCTCGCCGGGTTCGCCCGAGGGGTTCCGCTGGCTGCACCGCGAGCTCGTCCCGGGCCGCCGGGGCAACGACGCCGCGGTCGCCCCCGACGGCGCGCTCTGGGCCGGCAGCATGCGCTACGACGAGGCCCGGGGCGGCGGCGCGCTGTCCCGGATCGCCGCCGACGGCACCGTGCACACCCTCCTCGACGACGTCACCGTCAGCAACGGCACGGGATGGAGCCCTGACGGCAGGCTGATGTACTACATCGACACACCGACCCGGCGGATCGACGTCTTCGACATCGGCGAGGACCAACTGCCGCGCGAAAGGCGGGCGTTGGTGACCACCGGAGCCGACGAGGGCTACCCCGACGGGCTCACCGTGGACGCCGAGGGCTGTGTCTGGGTGGCGTTCTGGGACGGTGGCGCGGTCCGCCGCTACACCCCCGACGGCGTTCTCGACCGGGTGATCGACCTCCCGGTGCGCCGCCCCACCGCCTGCGCGTTCGGCGGCGCGGACCTGACCGACCTGTACATCACCACCGCGCGTACGGGTCTGGCCGCTCCGCACCCGCTCTCCGGCTCGGTGCTCGTCGTCCCGGGCGCCGGCAAGGGTCTGGCACAGCCCGCGTTCGCCGGCTGA